In Silene latifolia isolate original U9 population chromosome X, ASM4854445v1, whole genome shotgun sequence, the following proteins share a genomic window:
- the LOC141622633 gene encoding 23 kDa jasmonate-induced protein-like yields MAYSNVHGTPVTGATLKGMTEYHDKEIKAVDRARVALEMKNAEGKDSDARRSNDTIGKGVSCLIYNATGGPLKLVTAFQYTGWVEAFPYPSLLQNGQYGSFVFLNTSDASSMAVVYEDTQDPKRQWVLGWRRIPGTFNKCYAEIREPGHYSRGSSDSVRRSLQLLIDSSDDDIHEIENNGNMILSSFGNAPFPVYEAILTIKAAL; encoded by the exons ATGGCATACAGCAATGTACACGGAACGCCGGTGACGGGCGCAACACTAAAAGGAATGACAGAGTACCACGACAAAGAGATAAAAGCCGTAGACAGGGCACGCGTAGCACTGGAGATGAAGAACGCGGAAGGGAAAGACAGTGATGCTCGAAGATCTAATGATACTATAGGTAAAGGTGTAAGTTGCCTAATTTACAATGCTACTGGAGGGCCGCTAAAATTGGTGACGGCCTTTCAGTACACGGGATGGGTCGAGGCCTTCCCCTACCCGTCCCTGCTTCAAAACGGTCAGTATGGCTCTTTCGTCTTCCTGAATACCTCTGACGCTTCCTCTATGGCCGTTGTCTACGAAGATACCCAGGATCCTAAGCGACAGTGGGTGCTAGGTTGGCGCCGGATTCCTGGTACCTTCAATAAG TGCTACGCAGAAATTCGTGAACCAGGTCACTACTCCAGGGGATCGTCCGATTCAGTACGCCGATCTCTCCAGCTTCTGATCGACTCCTCGGATGACGACATACATGAGATCGAAAACAACGGAAACATGATCTTATCCTCCTTTGGAAATGCGCCTTTTCCGGTGTATGAAGCAATCTTGACAATTAAAGCAGCCCTCTAA